A window of the Thermoleophilia bacterium SCSIO 60948 genome harbors these coding sequences:
- a CDS encoding HAMP domain-containing protein, whose amino-acid sequence MSRLPLRLRVTLGFAVAMALLLGALGAFVLVRFSDRFDESIDEALGTRLVDLANAVRTDPSRLRETSGSALAEPEDGYAQLLNRRGEIVDSTAQLGEQAILSPAQVDEVLDGSAEVTGFERQSLPGIEGPSRGLARRVDVEGRERALVVGVSLGDRDEAASALAYTLAIGGLAALALASLAGYLAAGAALKPVEDIRRRAESISAEELDERLPLPAAEDEIRDLGRTLNTMLDRLAAGIERERSFVDDASHELRTPLALQKTELELALRYAREPEDLRRAIRSAIAEVDRLSRLAEDMLVAARTRGGELSVESEPVDLAELLERIRLRFAARAVDERRRLTVVAPNDLGVLADPVRLGQALSNLVDNALRHGSGEVELSADREMTDGASRVVIRVRDRGEGFPHGFRDRAFERFSQADEARGDSGTGLGLAIVSAIARAHGGSAGADNRPGGGAETWIAIPS is encoded by the coding sequence TTGAGTCGCCTCCCGCTGCGCCTGCGAGTGACGCTCGGCTTCGCGGTCGCGATGGCACTCCTGCTCGGGGCGCTCGGGGCGTTCGTCCTGGTCCGATTCAGCGATCGCTTCGACGAGTCGATCGACGAGGCGCTCGGCACCCGTCTTGTCGACCTGGCGAATGCGGTCCGGACCGACCCATCCCGTCTGCGAGAGACATCGGGTAGCGCCCTCGCCGAACCGGAGGACGGCTACGCGCAGCTGCTGAACCGCCGCGGCGAGATCGTCGACTCGACCGCACAGCTCGGCGAGCAGGCCATCCTCTCTCCCGCGCAGGTCGACGAGGTACTCGATGGCTCCGCGGAGGTGACCGGCTTCGAGCGTCAGTCGCTGCCCGGGATCGAAGGTCCGTCGAGGGGTCTGGCGCGTCGCGTCGATGTCGAGGGTCGGGAGAGGGCGCTCGTGGTCGGTGTCTCCCTCGGCGACCGCGACGAGGCGGCCTCGGCGCTCGCCTACACCCTCGCGATCGGAGGCTTGGCGGCGCTGGCGCTCGCGTCGCTGGCTGGATATCTCGCCGCGGGAGCGGCGCTCAAGCCCGTCGAGGACATCCGGCGCCGCGCCGAATCGATCTCAGCGGAAGAGCTCGACGAACGCCTGCCCCTTCCGGCGGCCGAAGACGAGATCCGAGACCTGGGCCGGACGCTCAACACGATGCTCGATCGCCTGGCCGCGGGAATCGAGCGCGAGCGCTCATTCGTCGACGATGCGAGCCACGAGCTCCGGACGCCGCTCGCATTGCAAAAGACCGAGCTGGAACTGGCGTTGCGCTACGCGCGCGAGCCCGAGGACCTGCGGCGCGCGATCCGCTCGGCCATCGCCGAGGTCGACAGGCTCAGCCGGCTGGCCGAGGACATGCTCGTCGCGGCGAGGACGCGAGGCGGAGAGCTCAGCGTCGAGAGCGAGCCCGTCGATCTGGCCGAGCTGCTCGAGCGAATCCGGCTGCGCTTCGCCGCGCGAGCAGTCGATGAGCGGCGCCGACTGACCGTAGTCGCCCCCAACGACCTCGGCGTGCTGGCTGATCCCGTGAGACTCGGTCAAGCGCTGTCGAATCTCGTCGACAACGCGCTGCGCCACGGCTCGGGCGAGGTGGAGCTCAGTGCGGATCGTGAGATGACCGACGGAGCATCACGCGTCGTGATCAGAGTTCGTGATCGCGGCGAGGGGTTTCCGCATGGCTTCCGCGATCGTGCCTTCGAGCGCTTCAGCCAGGCCGACGAAGCCCGAGGCGATTCTGGAACGGGCCTCGGCCTCGCGATCGTCAGCGCGATCGCGCGCGCGCACGGAGGTTCGGCGGGGGCCGACAACCGACCCGGGGGTGGCGCGGAGACGTGGATCGCGATTCCCTCGTGA
- a CDS encoding EamA family transporter: MVVAGVVSVQVGSAVAVGLFDELGTSGVVLARVLFAAILLVVLWRPALRGISRATWRELTAFGVCLASMNLCIYAAFDRIPLGIGVTLEFIGPLTVAIIGSRRILDLVWVGLAITGILLLAPGIGGSLDPVGVAFALAAGVFWGGYIVTSQRVGAILPGGDGLALAMVIASLIALPFGIADAGTALLEPHLLAGGIAVAILSSAIPYSLEIEALRRIPRGTFGVLMSLEPGVAALAGLVILGQDLALSEVMAIAAVVAASVGALSTAGSRAPPVIEA; the protein is encoded by the coding sequence ATGGTCGTCGCCGGCGTCGTCTCGGTGCAGGTCGGATCGGCGGTGGCGGTCGGTCTCTTCGACGAGCTCGGGACGAGCGGCGTCGTCCTGGCGCGCGTGCTGTTCGCGGCGATCCTGCTCGTCGTCCTCTGGCGCCCGGCGCTGCGCGGGATCAGCCGCGCGACCTGGCGGGAGCTGACGGCCTTCGGCGTCTGCCTCGCGTCGATGAACCTGTGCATCTACGCGGCGTTCGACCGGATCCCGCTCGGGATCGGCGTGACGCTCGAATTCATCGGGCCGCTGACCGTCGCGATCATCGGCTCGCGCCGCATCCTCGACCTCGTCTGGGTCGGCCTCGCGATCACCGGGATCCTGCTGCTGGCGCCCGGAATCGGTGGGTCCCTCGATCCCGTCGGCGTCGCCTTCGCGCTCGCGGCCGGCGTCTTCTGGGGTGGCTACATCGTCACCTCGCAGCGCGTCGGCGCCATCCTCCCCGGAGGCGACGGGCTCGCCCTCGCGATGGTGATCGCCTCCCTGATCGCGCTCCCGTTCGGCATCGCCGACGCCGGGACCGCACTGCTCGAGCCGCACCTGCTCGCCGGCGGGATCGCGGTGGCGATCCTCAGCTCGGCGATCCCCTACTCGCTCGAGATCGAGGCCCTGCGGCGGATACCGCGCGGCACCTTCGGGGTCCTGATGAGCCTCGAGCCGGGAGTCGCGGCGCTCGCGGGCCTCGTGATCCTCGGTCAGGACCTCGCCCTGAGCGAGGTGATGGCGATCGCCGCCGTCGTCGCGGCGAGCGTCGGGGCACTGTCGACCGCCGGGTCACGCGCGCCTCCGGTCATCGAGGCCTGA
- a CDS encoding DUF559 domain-containing protein — translation MLDLVVAAGLPRPAVNAALAIGGRVLEIDFLWREQRVYVETDGCQHTEALQRRRDLDRDAALAVAGYRGVRRTWDDVTRRPSETVAIIRSLLELR, via the coding sequence TTGTTGGACCTGGTCGTCGCCGCCGGCCTGCCGCGTCCGGCCGTCAACGCCGCGCTGGCGATCGGTGGCCGGGTTCTCGAGATCGATTTTCTCTGGCGCGAGCAGCGCGTCTACGTCGAGACGGACGGATGCCAGCACACCGAGGCGCTCCAGCGTCGCCGTGACCTCGACCGCGACGCCGCCCTCGCCGTCGCGGGCTATCGCGGCGTGCGGCGCACCTGGGACGACGTCACCCGCCGACCCTCCGAGACCGTCGCGATCATCCGCTCGCTCCTCGAACTCCGCTGA
- a CDS encoding FAD-dependent oxidoreductase codes for MPERKVQHLLIGGGQASAQCAAELRKKGADGSILLAGREPDPPYERPPLSKEYLRGEATREDAFVNERDWYADNDVELLTKTNVMSLDPEAKVAKLQGGVEVAYEQALIATGANVNLLRLDGAALDGIHYLRAFGNSDAIREAAAAAERVVLVGGSYIATEVAASLTEMGKQCALVMTEEIALSNSFGDEAGSWFHELLASKGIELHGGETVSAFEGDSAATAVVTESGKTVEGDMVVVGSGVVPDVMLAQRAGLEVDDGIVCDANLRTSAADVWAAGDVCSWHSELHGRRLRVEHWDVAFQQGMHVARAMLGETGAYREIPYFFSDLADWAGIEYVGPAESWDEVIFRGDRDAGEWSAFYVGSGRLQGALTVGRSEDMVHARRLMEDAVELADQREVLADADTELDSVS; via the coding sequence ATGCCAGAACGCAAGGTCCAGCATCTCCTGATCGGCGGTGGCCAGGCCTCCGCGCAGTGCGCCGCCGAGCTCCGCAAGAAGGGCGCCGACGGTTCGATCCTGCTCGCCGGGCGCGAGCCGGACCCGCCCTATGAGCGCCCGCCGCTCTCGAAGGAGTACCTGCGCGGCGAGGCCACACGCGAGGACGCGTTCGTCAACGAGCGCGACTGGTACGCCGACAACGACGTCGAGCTGCTGACGAAGACGAACGTCATGTCGCTCGACCCCGAGGCGAAGGTCGCCAAGCTCCAGGGCGGGGTGGAGGTCGCCTACGAGCAGGCGCTGATCGCCACCGGCGCGAACGTCAACCTGCTGCGCCTCGACGGCGCCGCTCTCGACGGGATCCACTACCTACGCGCGTTCGGCAACTCCGACGCGATCCGCGAGGCGGCGGCGGCGGCCGAGCGCGTAGTGCTCGTCGGCGGCAGCTACATCGCGACCGAGGTCGCGGCGTCGCTGACCGAGATGGGCAAGCAGTGCGCTCTCGTCATGACCGAGGAGATCGCGCTCTCGAACTCGTTCGGCGACGAGGCCGGCTCGTGGTTCCACGAGTTGCTGGCATCGAAGGGCATCGAGCTCCACGGCGGCGAGACCGTCAGCGCCTTCGAGGGCGACTCGGCGGCGACCGCGGTCGTGACCGAGTCCGGCAAGACGGTCGAGGGCGACATGGTCGTCGTCGGCTCGGGAGTGGTACCCGACGTGATGCTCGCCCAGCGAGCGGGCCTCGAGGTCGATGACGGGATCGTCTGCGACGCGAACCTCCGCACCTCGGCCGCCGACGTCTGGGCCGCCGGCGACGTGTGCTCGTGGCACTCGGAGCTCCACGGGCGGCGGCTGCGGGTCGAGCACTGGGACGTCGCCTTCCAACAGGGGATGCACGTCGCCAGGGCGATGCTCGGCGAGACCGGCGCCTATCGCGAGATCCCCTACTTCTTCTCCGACCTCGCCGACTGGGCCGGGATCGAGTACGTGGGGCCCGCCGAGAGCTGGGACGAGGTGATCTTCCGCGGCGACCGCGACGCCGGCGAGTGGAGCGCGTTCTACGTCGGTTCGGGTCGGCTGCAGGGCGCGCTGACCGTCGGGCGCTCGGAGGACATGGTCCACGCCAGACGGCTGATGGAGGACGCCGTCGAGCTCGCCGATCAGCGCGAGGTGCTCGCCGACGCGGACACGGAGCTCGACTCGGTCTCCTAG
- a CDS encoding methylmalonyl-CoA mutase family protein has protein sequence MTSSTPDIDRESAQMRLWREAYERTPERDAPFKTLSGEPIEPLYTEADLPDPAEIGVPGEFPYTRGVYPSMYRGRTWTMRQFAGFGTAEETNKRFRYLIDHGQTGLSTAFDMPSLMGHDSDNVLSLGEVGREGVAVDTVDDMETLFDGIDLSEVTVSMTINAPAAIMLAFYVVAAERKGVRPEQLGGTIQTDILKEYIAQKEWCFPIDPAMRLVGDMVEWCTETMPRWHPISISGYHIREAGSTAQQELAFTLKDGFTYVEQAIERGLDIDAFAPRLSFFFNAQIDFFEEIAKYRAARRIWARELRDTYGAKSERSLLMRFHTQTAGVSLTAQQPLNNIIRTTIEALAGVLGGTQSLHTNSYDEALALPTEEAVRIALRTQQVIAHETGVADTIDPLGGSYAVEAMTDRMEAAAYEYFRRIDDLGGMVAAVKEGFPQREIADAAYELQVAIDSGERVVVGLNRFTEGGGDETPILKIDPTLEGKQINRVEASRANRDNESYERSIAELKRAAEDGRNLMEPLLACARAAATEGEIVQALQEVWGAYRETPFY, from the coding sequence ATGACGTCGTCCACGCCAGACATCGACCGGGAGAGCGCGCAGATGCGTCTCTGGCGCGAGGCGTACGAGCGCACCCCGGAGCGCGACGCGCCTTTCAAGACCCTGTCGGGCGAGCCGATCGAGCCGCTCTACACGGAGGCCGACCTGCCGGATCCCGCCGAGATCGGGGTCCCGGGCGAGTTCCCATATACGCGCGGGGTCTACCCATCGATGTACCGGGGGCGGACGTGGACGATGCGCCAGTTCGCCGGCTTCGGCACCGCCGAGGAGACGAACAAGCGCTTCCGCTACCTGATCGACCACGGCCAGACCGGGCTGTCGACGGCGTTCGACATGCCCTCGCTGATGGGCCACGACTCCGACAACGTCCTCTCGCTCGGCGAGGTCGGCCGCGAGGGCGTCGCGGTCGACACCGTCGACGACATGGAGACTCTGTTCGACGGGATCGACCTCTCCGAGGTCACCGTCTCGATGACGATCAACGCCCCGGCCGCGATCATGCTCGCCTTCTACGTCGTCGCGGCGGAGCGCAAGGGGGTCCGGCCCGAGCAGCTTGGCGGGACGATCCAGACCGACATCCTCAAGGAGTACATCGCCCAGAAGGAGTGGTGCTTCCCGATCGACCCGGCGATGCGCCTCGTCGGCGACATGGTCGAGTGGTGCACGGAGACGATGCCGCGCTGGCATCCGATCTCGATCTCCGGCTACCACATCCGCGAGGCGGGATCGACCGCTCAGCAGGAGCTCGCGTTCACGCTCAAGGACGGCTTCACCTACGTCGAGCAGGCGATCGAGCGCGGCCTCGACATCGACGCGTTCGCTCCCCGCCTGTCGTTCTTCTTCAACGCCCAGATCGACTTCTTCGAGGAGATCGCGAAGTACCGCGCCGCGCGCCGGATCTGGGCGCGTGAGCTACGCGACACCTACGGCGCGAAGTCCGAGCGCTCGCTGCTGATGCGCTTCCACACGCAGACGGCAGGCGTCTCGCTGACCGCCCAGCAGCCGCTCAACAACATCATTCGCACGACGATCGAGGCGCTCGCCGGCGTGCTCGGCGGCACGCAGTCGCTGCACACGAACTCCTACGACGAGGCGCTCGCGCTGCCGACCGAGGAAGCGGTGCGGATCGCGCTTCGAACCCAGCAGGTGATCGCGCACGAGACGGGCGTCGCCGACACGATCGACCCGCTCGGCGGCTCCTACGCCGTCGAGGCGATGACCGATCGGATGGAGGCCGCGGCGTACGAGTACTTCCGCCGCATCGACGACCTCGGCGGCATGGTCGCGGCGGTCAAGGAGGGCTTCCCGCAGCGCGAGATCGCCGACGCCGCCTACGAGCTCCAGGTCGCGATCGACTCCGGCGAGCGCGTCGTCGTCGGCCTCAATCGCTTCACCGAGGGCGGGGGAGACGAGACCCCGATCCTCAAGATCGATCCGACGCTCGAGGGCAAGCAGATCAACCGCGTCGAGGCCTCACGCGCCAACCGCGACAACGAGTCCTACGAGCGCTCGATCGCCGAGCTGAAGCGCGCCGCCGAGGACGGGCGCAACCTGATGGAGCCGCTGCTCGCGTGCGCACGCGCCGCGGCGACCGAGGGCGAGATCGTCCAGGCGCTCCAGGAGGTCTGGGGCGCCTACCGCGAGACGCCGTTCTACTAG
- a CDS encoding ABC transporter ATP-binding protein, with product MLPRRGLRAAVTGAWRRFVAVLRIIRGTDQRGRKLRWLIGLLAPYKGRVALTVVALLIATAAALAPPYLAGRAIDDGIVAGDETALLIIVGVYLASVTILWGATYVQTYLVGWIGQRALATLRERIYAHLQAQSIGFFTRRKPGVLISRMTNDVQALDSLVTDGIVTLFSGVLTLLGVVVILLVLDPLLAAITFVTFPVLAIGSVIFRIASTGAYRLTRERIADITAYLQESLSGVRVIRSFGSESRHVARMDELNALNQQANMTTVYLNAAYFPAVELLSAIGTGAILLFGGYEVTQGNIEIGVLVAFIGYLQQFFDPIQQISQLYTTYQQGMAALDKIFDLLDTEPDMVDKPGAIDPGELRGEIELRGVWFSYAPPGGESGRRESIDEDVGLAAAGDTGVGDPEAEFAELDTEPGWALEGVDLEIPAGQTVALVGETGAGKSTLAKLVARFYDPQSGTVSVDGIDLRDLRSSCLRSQLGIVPQESFLFSGTIAENIAFGRPDASPEQIRAAAETVGADVFVDRLDRGFDTEIGERGIQLSAGQRQLIAFARALIAEPRILILDEATSNVDVRTERTIERGLERLLHGRTAIVIAHRLSTIRRAGKIVVLENGHVHESGTHDELVELGGRYAELYGSWRASGAAA from the coding sequence CTGCTCCCCCGACGAGGCCTACGCGCGGCTGTGACCGGCGCCTGGCGGAGGTTCGTCGCGGTGCTGCGGATCATCCGCGGGACCGACCAGCGCGGCCGCAAGCTGCGCTGGCTGATCGGCCTGCTCGCGCCCTACAAGGGCCGTGTCGCACTGACGGTCGTCGCACTGCTGATCGCGACCGCGGCGGCGCTCGCTCCGCCATACCTGGCCGGCCGCGCCATCGACGACGGGATCGTCGCCGGCGACGAGACCGCGCTGCTGATCATCGTCGGGGTCTATCTGGCGTCGGTGACGATCCTCTGGGGCGCGACCTACGTCCAGACCTACCTCGTCGGCTGGATCGGCCAGCGCGCGCTGGCGACGCTTCGCGAGCGGATCTACGCCCACCTGCAGGCGCAGTCGATCGGCTTCTTCACGCGCCGCAAGCCGGGGGTCCTGATCTCTCGCATGACCAACGACGTCCAGGCGCTCGACAGCCTCGTCACCGACGGGATCGTGACCCTGTTCTCTGGCGTCCTGACGCTGCTCGGCGTCGTCGTGATCCTGCTGGTCCTCGATCCGCTGCTGGCCGCGATCACGTTCGTGACCTTCCCGGTCCTCGCGATCGGGAGCGTGATCTTCAGGATCGCCTCGACCGGCGCCTATCGGCTGACCCGTGAGCGAATCGCGGACATCACGGCCTATCTGCAGGAGTCGCTGTCCGGGGTGCGGGTGATCCGCTCGTTCGGGTCCGAGTCGCGCCACGTCGCGCGGATGGATGAGCTCAACGCGCTCAACCAGCAGGCCAACATGACGACCGTCTACCTCAACGCCGCCTACTTCCCCGCGGTCGAGCTGCTGTCGGCGATCGGCACCGGGGCGATCCTGCTGTTCGGCGGCTATGAGGTCACCCAGGGGAACATCGAGATCGGCGTCCTCGTCGCCTTCATCGGATATCTGCAGCAATTCTTCGACCCGATCCAGCAGATCTCGCAGCTCTACACGACCTACCAGCAGGGGATGGCCGCGCTCGACAAGATCTTCGACCTGCTCGACACCGAACCGGACATGGTCGACAAGCCCGGCGCGATCGACCCCGGCGAGCTCCGTGGCGAGATCGAGCTGCGCGGCGTCTGGTTCTCCTACGCCCCGCCGGGTGGCGAGTCCGGCAGGCGCGAGTCGATCGACGAGGACGTCGGGCTCGCTGCCGCGGGCGACACGGGCGTCGGCGACCCCGAGGCCGAGTTCGCGGAGCTCGACACCGAACCCGGCTGGGCGCTCGAGGGGGTCGACCTCGAGATCCCCGCGGGGCAGACCGTCGCGCTCGTCGGCGAGACGGGCGCCGGCAAGTCGACCCTGGCGAAGCTCGTCGCCCGCTTCTACGACCCGCAGAGCGGCACGGTCTCGGTCGATGGGATCGACCTGCGCGACCTGCGCTCGTCGTGCCTGCGAAGCCAGCTCGGGATCGTCCCGCAGGAGAGCTTCCTGTTCTCCGGCACGATCGCCGAGAACATCGCCTTCGGCCGGCCCGACGCCTCGCCGGAGCAGATTCGCGCCGCCGCCGAGACGGTCGGCGCCGACGTCTTCGTCGACCGGCTCGACAGGGGCTTCGACACCGAGATCGGCGAGCGCGGCATCCAGCTCTCGGCCGGGCAGCGCCAGCTGATCGCCTTCGCCCGGGCGCTGATCGCCGAGCCGCGGATCCTGATCCTCGACGAGGCCACGTCGAACGTCGACGTGCGCACCGAGCGCACGATCGAGCGCGGCCTCGAGCGCCTGCTCCATGGCCGCACGGCGATCGTCATCGCGCATCGCCTCTCGACGATCCGCCGCGCCGGCAAGATCGTGGTGCTCGAGAACGGCCACGTCCACGAGTCCGGTACGCACGACGAGTTGGTCGAGCTCGGCGGTCGCTACGCGGAGCTCTACGGCAGTTGGCGCGCCAGCGGAGCCGCCGCGTAG
- a CDS encoding diguanylate cyclase yields MDRRGPSRRSTTVRAAAQLAVAIVVLAVAIFGASLAQRNAAERSLDEAETAEEILVAHLDMETGLRGYLQFGREGFLRPFLDGRGRFNEELATISVLASDSERLEASIDRQRRLSERWQTLASEAITQTREDGAGSATISGALRRKSIMDRFRAANAEMRDIVGERRAAAAAQATAISTGLVVVIGALFAAFGYLTLIRPAGRRAASAARERAYLRSQEDLSSALQVMRDEREVQDLVRRHLETNLPDTDIVVLNRNASENRLESVTPLPERSGRPGPLQDAKPESCLAVRLGQEVSASERNSLLSCELCGKAANSVCAPSLVGGRVIGSVLAVSDSELDEPARRRLRQSVEQSAPVLANLRTLAVAETRAATDGLTGLANKRSCIEALRRMVAQAGRTVTPLSAIIADIDHFKQVNDRFGHDVGDEALSAVAQTLEAGVRASDFVGRYGGEEFLILLPDTDPSVAAGVAEKLRLAITRLDIPALGPSLSASFGVAAIPDHASEGDTLVRHADRALYAAKRGGRNRVEIADRSKGDAGDAGDAEVSGTEPSAHTRNGST; encoded by the coding sequence ATGGACCGGCGAGGACCAAGCCGCCGCTCGACGACCGTACGTGCCGCGGCTCAGCTCGCCGTCGCGATCGTCGTCCTCGCGGTGGCGATCTTCGGTGCCTCGCTCGCCCAGCGCAACGCGGCGGAACGGTCGCTCGACGAAGCCGAGACCGCCGAGGAGATCCTCGTCGCGCATCTCGACATGGAGACAGGGCTGCGCGGTTATCTCCAGTTCGGTCGCGAGGGGTTCCTGCGCCCGTTCCTCGACGGCCGTGGGCGCTTCAACGAGGAGCTCGCGACGATCTCGGTCCTCGCCTCGGACAGCGAGCGCCTCGAGGCGAGCATCGACCGCCAGCGCCGGCTCTCCGAGCGCTGGCAGACCCTCGCTTCGGAGGCGATCACGCAGACCCGTGAGGACGGCGCCGGCTCGGCGACGATCTCGGGTGCGCTGCGGCGCAAGTCGATCATGGATCGGTTCAGGGCGGCCAACGCCGAGATGCGGGACATCGTCGGCGAGCGACGAGCCGCCGCCGCAGCTCAGGCGACGGCGATCTCGACGGGGCTCGTGGTCGTCATCGGGGCCCTGTTCGCAGCGTTCGGCTACCTGACCCTGATCAGGCCGGCCGGCCGGCGGGCGGCGTCCGCGGCCCGCGAGCGCGCCTACCTGCGCTCCCAGGAGGACCTCTCGAGCGCACTTCAGGTGATGCGCGACGAGCGCGAGGTCCAGGATCTCGTCCGCCGACATCTCGAGACCAACCTGCCCGATACGGACATCGTGGTCCTCAACCGCAACGCGAGCGAGAACCGGCTCGAGTCGGTGACACCCCTACCCGAGCGCTCCGGTCGTCCCGGGCCGCTGCAGGACGCCAAGCCCGAGTCCTGCCTCGCCGTCCGGCTGGGCCAGGAGGTGTCCGCGAGCGAGCGCAACTCGCTGTTGAGCTGCGAGCTCTGTGGGAAGGCTGCGAACTCCGTCTGCGCACCCTCGCTCGTCGGCGGGCGCGTCATCGGATCGGTCCTCGCCGTTTCGGACTCAGAGCTCGATGAGCCCGCCCGCCGGCGCCTGCGCCAGAGCGTCGAACAGTCCGCACCCGTCCTCGCGAACCTGCGCACGCTCGCGGTCGCCGAGACGCGCGCGGCGACCGACGGGCTGACGGGTCTCGCCAACAAGCGAAGCTGCATCGAGGCTCTTCGCCGGATGGTCGCTCAGGCCGGACGGACGGTCACGCCGCTCAGCGCGATCATCGCCGACATCGATCACTTCAAGCAGGTCAACGATCGCTTCGGTCACGACGTCGGAGACGAGGCGCTCTCGGCTGTGGCCCAGACGCTCGAGGCCGGGGTCCGAGCGAGCGATTTCGTCGGCCGCTACGGAGGCGAGGAGTTCCTGATCCTGCTGCCGGACACCGACCCGTCGGTCGCGGCGGGCGTCGCCGAGAAGCTGCGCCTCGCGATCACCCGCCTCGACATCCCGGCGCTCGGACCCTCGCTGAGCGCGAGCTTCGGCGTCGCCGCGATCCCGGACCACGCGAGCGAGGGCGACACCCTCGTGCGACACGCCGACCGCGCCCTCTACGCCGCCAAGCGCGGCGGCCGCAACAGGGTCGAGATCGCCGACCGCAGCAAGGGCGATGCGGGCGATGCGGGCGATGCCGAGGTCTCCGGGACCGAGCCGTCGGCGCATACGCGAAACGGTTCGACGTAG
- a CDS encoding ABC transporter ATP-binding protein, which produces MATLRRLMSYLRPYRRTVIWSLVFAWGAMGMTVLIPFLVGQTVDRIQGADAADEAVVVWPLALAIVGAGILRLGLTVVRRLIAGKVSVDVERDLRGDMYAHLQKLELGFFDSQQTGQLMSRATVDLQSVRFFLGYGLIFLTQNILTLVLAAAVMIVISPWLAFLALIPVPFVIYAATRFNRVSRPALREVQQRMADVSAEAEESVSGIRIVKAFAREDHMLGRFRSKVGWLFDQALFSTRLRAFYSPLLGFLPSLGLAVVLFVGGREVVEGRLSLGDFTAFYTYLVMLVGPMRMIGVSLAMAQRAVASGDRMFEILDREPTIESKPGAGPLPDGPGVVELRDVELTYTGGTDPALADVDLRVEGGSTIALVGPTGSGKTSLVALLARLYDPDRGVVAIDGADVRDVDLEALRAEVAIVADESFLFSATIAENIAYGKPGATQAEIGAAARRAQAHGFVAELPEGYDTLVGERGLTLSGGQRQRVAIARALIAEPRILILDDATSSVDATTEALIKRGLEEVMAGRTTFIVAHRLSTISLADEIVVMDAGRIVDRGTHEELLESSELYGEIAEFGVETVAPKQACSPDEAYARL; this is translated from the coding sequence ATGGCGACCCTTCGACGTCTCATGAGCTACCTGCGCCCGTATCGGCGCACGGTCATCTGGTCGCTCGTGTTCGCCTGGGGCGCGATGGGGATGACCGTTCTGATCCCGTTCCTCGTCGGTCAGACGGTCGACCGGATCCAGGGTGCCGACGCCGCCGACGAGGCCGTCGTCGTCTGGCCGCTCGCCCTCGCGATCGTCGGCGCCGGAATCCTGCGCCTCGGCCTGACCGTCGTCCGGCGGCTGATCGCGGGCAAGGTCTCCGTCGACGTCGAGCGCGACCTGCGCGGCGACATGTACGCGCACCTCCAGAAGCTCGAGCTCGGGTTCTTCGACAGCCAGCAGACTGGCCAGCTGATGAGTCGTGCGACCGTCGATCTCCAGTCCGTGCGCTTCTTCCTCGGCTACGGGCTGATCTTCCTCACGCAGAACATCCTCACGCTCGTCCTCGCGGCCGCCGTGATGATCGTGATCTCACCGTGGCTCGCGTTTCTCGCGCTGATCCCGGTGCCGTTCGTGATCTACGCCGCGACCCGGTTCAACCGCGTATCGCGCCCGGCGCTGCGCGAGGTCCAGCAGCGGATGGCCGATGTATCGGCCGAGGCCGAGGAGTCCGTTTCGGGGATCCGGATCGTCAAGGCCTTCGCGCGCGAGGACCACATGCTCGGACGCTTCCGCTCCAAGGTCGGCTGGCTGTTCGACCAGGCCCTCTTCTCGACTCGTCTGCGCGCGTTCTACTCGCCGCTGCTCGGGTTCCTGCCGAGCCTCGGGCTCGCCGTCGTCCTGTTCGTCGGCGGCCGCGAGGTCGTCGAGGGCCGACTCTCGCTCGGCGATTTCACCGCCTTCTACACCTACCTCGTGATGCTGGTCGGGCCGATGCGGATGATCGGCGTGTCCCTCGCGATGGCTCAGCGCGCGGTCGCATCCGGCGACCGGATGTTCGAGATCCTCGACCGCGAACCGACGATCGAGTCGAAACCGGGGGCCGGACCGCTCCCCGACGGCCCGGGGGTGGTCGAGCTGCGCGACGTCGAGCTGACCTACACGGGCGGCACCGACCCCGCGCTCGCCGACGTCGACCTGCGCGTCGAGGGCGGAAGCACGATCGCGCTGGTCGGACCGACCGGATCGGGCAAGACGAGTCTCGTCGCGCTGCTCGCCCGGCTCTACGACCCCGACCGCGGGGTGGTCGCGATCGACGGCGCCGACGTACGCGACGTCGACCTCGAGGCGCTCCGGGCCGAGGTCGCGATCGTCGCCGACGAGAGCTTCCTGTTCAGCGCGACGATCGCCGAGAACATCGCCTACGGAAAGCCCGGCGCCACACAGGCCGAGATCGGGGCGGCGGCGCGGCGCGCCCAGGCGCACGGGTTCGTCGCCGAGCTGCCCGAGGGCTACGACACGCTGGTCGGCGAGCGCGGCCTGACGCTCTCGGGCGGCCAGCGCCAGCGGGTCGCGATCGCTCGCGCCCTGATCGCCGAACCGCGGATCCTGATCCTCGACGACGCCACCTCGTCGGTCGACGCGACGACGGAGGCGCTGATCAAGCGGGGACTCGAGGAGGTGATGGCGGGACGGACGACGTTCATCGTCGCCCACCGCCTGTCGACGATCTCGCTCGCCGATGAGATCGTCGTCATGGACGCGGGCCGGATCGTCGATCGCGGCACGCACGAGGAGCTGCTCGAGAGCTCGGAGCTCTACGGCGAGATCGCCGAGTTCGGGGTCGAGACCGTCGCTCCGAAGCAGGCCTGCTCCCCCGACGAGGCCTACGCGCGGCTGTGA